In a single window of the Gossypium hirsutum isolate 1008001.06 chromosome D02, Gossypium_hirsutum_v2.1, whole genome shotgun sequence genome:
- the LOC107910573 gene encoding E3 ubiquitin-protein ligase AIP2: MAEEFNNFPQMYLDMNMEVPQLKPLSSSSSSSSSPSSAVFEIEVKATFIIANELFEEAGRILSQVIHEFPLDDLINDGNGAVLDMLNSMRVPVQQSMVEEIATTAVHLAAAARDADGKVLRMEVEIEAVVNEVPDFGSDDMDIEDDDDDEGVAMEVVAGSVRKTVVETAEKDCTICLEELAVGGEAARMPCSHVFHEACIVTWLKKKKCCPCCRFDFSNLKSEV, encoded by the coding sequence ATGGCAGAGGAATTCAACAACTTCCCTCAAATGTATCTGGACATGAACATGGAAGTCCCACAACTCAAACctttgtcttcttcttcttcttcctcttcttctccttcttctgcTGTGTTTGAAATTGAGGTTAAGGCCACGTTTATCATTGCCAATGAACTGTTTGAGGAAGCCGGGAGGATTCTTTCTCAAGTGATACACGAGTTTCCTTTAGACGACTTGATTAACGACGGCAACGGTGCCGTTTTAGACATGCTTAACTCTATGCGAGTTCCGGTTCAACAGTCCATGGTGGAAGAAATAGCGACCACAGCAGTTCACTTGGCGGCGGCTGCTAGGGATGCAGATGGGAAGGTTTTGAGAATGGAAGTGGAGATTGAGGCTGTTGTAAATGAAGTGCCTGACTTTGGGAGTGATGATATGGATATCGAAGATGATGATGACGATGAAGGGGTGGCGATGGAAGTGGTGGCGGGGAGTGTGAGGAAGACGGTGGTTGAAACGGCGGAAAAAGATTGTACGATTTGTTTGGAAGAATTGGCAGTGGGTGGCGAAGCGGCTCGCATGCCTTGCTCGCATGTTTTTCACGAAGCTTGCATTGTAACCTGGCTAAAGAAGAAGAAATGTTGCCCTTGTTGTCGTTTTGATTTCTCTAACTTGAAAAGTGAAGTTTag
- the LOC107910574 gene encoding sucrose transport protein SUC8 has protein sequence METGGNGPPKPIWNIVMVSAIAAGIQFGWALQLSLLTPYVQTLGVPHVWAAFIWLCGPISGLLVQPIVGYFSDHCTSRIGRRRPFIAAGACLVAVAVFFVGFAKDIGHRAGDSLDNPTKPRAVAVFVTGFWILDVANNMLQGPCRAFLADLSGSDHKRMRIANGWFSFFMAIGNVLGYAAGSYSNLYELLPFTTTTACDVYCANLKTCFIIDIVFLLSVTITAITTVKETPLKSNGSLDEGEGGSSEPFIGEIVTAFKTLKKPMWILLLVTCLNWIAWFPFLLYDTDWVGVEVFGGKVNGSSSEQKLYDDGVRAGALGLMINSIVLAFTSLGLEPVSRLIGGVKNLWGVVNFILAAGLAGTVWITKVAEAWRGKQGPQILTSPPTNVKSFALAVFGLLGIPLSVTFSIPFALASIYCADAGGGQGLSLGVLNLSIVIPQMFVSVISGPLDAAFGGGNLPAFVLGSIVAAISALLAIFALPHPKNQLSLNSGAVVGGGH, from the exons ATGGAGACTGGCGGAAACGGCCCCCCAAAGCCGATATGGAATATAGTGATGGTTTCGGCTATTGCCGCCGGGATTCAGTTCGGATGGGCTCTGCAACTTTCTCTACTAACCCCTTATGTTCAAACCCTTGGTGTTCCTCACGTTTGGGCTGCTTTCATTTGGCTTTGTGGCCCCATCTCTGGCCTCCTCGTTCAACCCATTGTAGGCTACTTCAGTGACCATTGCACCTCTCGTATCGGTCGTCGCCGACCTTTCATTGCTGCTGGAGCTTGTTTAGTTGCCGTGGCTGTTTTCTTCGTTGGCTTCGCCAAAGACATAGGCCATCGAGCTGGTGATTCACTGGACAATCCCACAAAGCCTAGAGCCGTTGCTGTCTTCGTTACAGGTTTTTGGATCCTTGATGTGGCTAACAACATGCTACAAGGTCCATGTCGTGCTTTTCTGGCCGACCTTTCTGGAAGTGATCATAAAAGAATGAGGATCGCCAATGGTTGGTTCTCTTTTTTCATGGCTATCGGGAACGTTTTAGGTTATGCAGCTGGTTCCTATTCCAATCTCTACGAACTCTTACCTTTCACAACAACAACTGCCTGTGACGTTTACTGTGCAAACCTCAAAACTTGTTTTATCATTGACATTGTTTTTCTCCTATCGGTGACTATAACCGCGATTACCACTGTGAAAGAGACTCCATTAAAGAGTAACGGATCTCTAGACGAAGGCGAAGGAGGATCATCCGAGCCTTTCATTGGGGAGATAGTGACGGCATTCAAGACCTTGAAAAAGCCAATGTGGATATTGCTTCTCGTGACTTGTCTTAATTGGATCGCCTGGTTTCCCTTCTTGTTGTACGACACTGACTGGGTGGGAGTGGAGGTATTCGGAGGGAAAGTGAACGGAAGTTCAAGTGAACAAAAATTGTACGATGATGGAGTGCGAGCTGGTGCGTTGGGTCTGATGATAAATTCTATAGTGTTGGCGTTTACGTCGTTGGGGTTGGAGCCTGTTAGTCGCTTGATTGGAGGAGTCAAGAACTTGTGGGGGGTTGTCAACTTCATTTTGGCTGCAGGCTTGGCCGGGACCGTGTGGATCACCAAGGTGGCTGAGGCTTGGAGGGGTAAACAAGGACCCCAAATCTTGACTTCTCCACCGACCAACGTCAAAAGCTTTGCCTTGGCTGTGTTTGGATTGTTGGGTATTCCACTTTCg GTAACATTTAGCATTCCATTCGCATTGGCATCCATATATTGCGCTGATGCCGGCGGTGGTCAAG GTCTGTCATTGGGAGTACTAAACTTGTCGATAGTTATTCCACAG ATGTTTGTATCAGTGATTAGTGGACCGCTTGATGCAGCATTTGGTGGCGGAAACTTACCAGCCTTTGTGTTAGGCTCTATTGTGGCAGCCATTAGCGCTTTGTTGGCAATTTTTGCGCTTCCCCATCCCAAAAATCAGCTCTCCCTCAACTCTGGAGCTGTAGTGGGTGGAGGCCATTGA
- the LOC107908376 gene encoding receptor-like protein kinase ANXUR2, with protein MMKSISKTLLFALCYCFFTHFLAKSNPDSTHKGYILSCGASEDAATDADGRKWGPDAKFLTSSRDTEAATAQYQDPSLPTVVPYMTARIFKSSSTSYKFPVTPNTRHWLRLYFYPSTYNGLDPFTSYFSVVANGVTLLHNFSGAITAKAFTQGYIIREFCLTPVGSGDLNVTITPAKGSYAYVNGIELVPMPDIFQKPAIFLGFSDQYLELTSCTLQTMFRLNVGGQFIPPNKDSGLTRTWYDDFPYLFGSGIGVTSRADKNLSIQYSKSVPEVIAPVDVYSTGRTMGPSARVNANYNLTWIFQVDANFTYVVRLHFCEYEVNKINERVFDIYINNQTAQSPSDIIAWVGGQGRPIYKDFAAYVSDSPGDEEMWVQLHPTVSMKPKHLNALLNGLEIFKMNDSNMNLAGPNPVPSQMLTDAEAEAESKRFSESEARNGPLIAGGVAGGVASCALVVAIVVVVVVKKKKKTGKILSSVITNGSSHSSSTGKTFPGSQISNLAAGLCRHFSLSEIKHGTKNFDESRVIGVGGFGNVYRGTIDGGTKVAIKRSNPSSEQGVHEFQTEIEMLSKLRHRHLVSLIGFCEEGGEMILVYDYMANGTLREHLYKTNKPPLPWKQRLEICIGAARGLHYLHTGARHTIIHRDVKTTNILLDEKWVAKVSDFGLSKTGPNLEQDHVSTMVKGSFGYLDPEYFRRQQLTEKSDVYSFGVVLFEVLCARPVLDASLPKEQVSLGDYARICERKGTLHEIIDPHLKGRINPECLRKFTEIAGKCLLDHGTDRPSMGDVLWNLEFSLQLEEHPGGMLVAENKANNAYATHTATIAADEAIVNDDVDSNRSAVFSQLVDLKGR; from the coding sequence aTGATGAAATCCATCTCTAAAACCCTGCTTTTCGCTCTTTGTTATTGTTTTTTTACTCATTTTCTTGCAAAAAGTAATCCAGATTCAACACACAAGGGCTATATCCTTTCTTGTGGAGCATCAGAAGACGCCGCCACCGATGCCGATGGTCGGAAATGGGGTCCCGACGCCAAGTTTTTAACCTCTTCCCGTGATACAGAGGCCGCCACGGCTCAATACCAGGACCCTTCGTTGCCAACAGTGGTTCCATATATGACGGCGAGGATTTTCAAATCATCATCAACATCGTACAAGTTTCCCGTTACACCCAATACCCGCCATTGGCTCAGGCTCTATTTTTACCCCTCCACTTACAACGGTCTCGACCCTTTCACCTCCTATTTCTCCGTCGTGGCCAACGGCGTCACTCTTCTCCACAACTTCAGCGGCGCCATCACCGCAAAAGCTTTCACGCAGGGTTACATTATAAGAGAATTCTGTTTAACACCCGTTGGATCGGGTGATCTCAATGTTACCATCACTCCCGCTAAGGGATCATATGCTTACGTTAATGGCATTGAACTGGTCCCTATGCCTGATATATTCCAAAAGCCTGCAATTTTCCTTGGATTTAGTGATCAATACTTGGAACTCACTAGCTGTACGTTGCAAACAATGTTTAGGTTAAACGTAGGTGGACAGTTCATTCCTCCCAACAAAGATTCCGGGCTTACTCGAACGTGGTACGACGATTTCCCGTATTTGTTTGGCAGCGGGATCGGTGTCACGTCCAGGGCCGATAAAAACTTAAGCATCCAATACTCGAAAAGCGTACCGGAAGTGATTGCGCCGGTGGATGTGTACTCTACGGGGAGAACGATGGGGCCGAGTGCGCGCGTTAATGCAAATTATAATCTCACTTGGATTTTTCAAGTTGATGCAAATTTCACATATGTTGTTAGGCTCCATTTTTGTGAGTATGAGGTTAATAAAATCAATGAAAGAGtgtttgatatttatattaaCAATCAAACAGCACAAAGTCCGAGTGATATAATTGCATGGGTTGGAGGTCAGGGGAGACCTATTTATAAAGATTTTGCGGCCTATGTTTCGGATAGTCCCGGAGACGAGGAGATGTGGGTGCAATTGCATCCCACCGTATCAATGAAACCCAAGCATCTTAATGCACTTCTTAACGGATTGGAGATTTTCAAAATGAACGACTCCAATATGAATTTGGCTGGTCCGAATCCGGTACCGTCCCAAATGCTTACTGATGCAGAAGCAGAAGCAGAAAGTAAACGATTCTCAGAGTCAGAGGCTAGAAATGGGCCATTGATTGCTGGTGGGGTTGCTGGAGGGGTTGCTAGTTGTGCTTTAGTGGTTgccattgttgttgttgttgttgtaaagaaaaagaagaaaaccgGAAAAATTCTCAGTTCGGTGATAACGAATGGCAGTTCACATTCATCGTCAACCGGAAAAACCTTTCCCGGTAGCCAAATTTCGAACCTTGCTGCCGGTCTCTGCAGGCATTTCTCTTTGTCGGAGATAAAACATGGCACCAAGAACTTCGACGAATCACGCGTTATTGGTGTTGGAGGATTTGGCAATGTTTACAGGGGTACTATAGATGGAGGAACTAAAGTTGCCATCAAAAGATCAAACCCTTCTTCGGAACAAGGAGTACACGAATTCCAGACCGAAATCGAGATGCTGTCGAAGCTTAGACACCGGCATTTAGTGTCATTAATCGGATTTTGCGAAGAAGGTGGAGAGATGATTTTGGTCTATGATTATATGGCTAATGGGACCTTAAGGGAACATTTGTATAAGACGAATAAACCTCCCTTGCCTTGGAAGCAAAGATTGGAAATATGCATTGGAGCTGCAAGAGGACTTCACTATCTTCACACTGGCGCAAGGCACACAATCATACACAGAGATGTTAAGACTACAAATATTTTATTGGATGAGAAATGGGTTGCCAAAGTTTCCGATTTTGGACTATCGAAAACCGGTCCAAATCTAGAACAAGATCATGTTAGTACAATGGTGAAAGGTAGTTTTGGTTACTTGGACCCCGAATATTTCCGTAGGCAACAATTAACCGAAAAATCCGATGTTTACTCCTTTGGAGTAGTCCTTTTCGAAGTGTTGTGTGCAAGACCAGTACTAGACGCGAGCTTGCCTAAGGAACAAGTTAGTCTTGGCGATTACGCTCGGATTTGCGAAAGGAAAGGAACACTCCATGAAATCATTGATCCCCATCTTAAGGGAAGGATTAATCCAGAGTGCCTTAGGAAATTCACTGAGATTGCAGGAAAGTGTTTATTGGATCATGGGACTGATCGACCTTCGATGGGTGATGTGCTGTGGAATCTCGAGTTTTCCCTTCAATTGGAGGAACATCCAGGAGGGATGCTAGTGGCTGAAAACAAGGCCAATAATGCTTATGCTACACATACAGCAACCATCGCTGCTGATGAAGCGATAGTTAACGATGACGTTGATTCAAACCGAAGTGCCGTTTTCTCACAGCTTGTGGATCTCAAAGGAAGATAG
- the LOC107910576 gene encoding probable N-acetyltransferase HLS1-like → MGDSIGDKVFVREFDDDRDIEMVGKLERNCERGSNNKGTSIFTNMMGDPLCRIRFYPLHLMLVAVLRENGELVGVIRGCIKHVGTKFGGKNIKLGCILGLRVSPKHRRMGIGLKLVRAMEEWLINNEAHYTFLATEKNNVASTNLFTTKCNYRHLSSLVIFVQPINFGMDHGGASQDIKVEKLNIDQAICFYDHKLRGKDIDLADIDAILKEKQSLGTWVSYFKQDEWIGLHSKEMKNEDIISTSPSSWAMFSIWNSCEAYKIHIKKYSHPLKFFHETLSHARDKIFPCLKIPICNSLEKPFGFLFLYGLHGEGEKVEELMKSAWNFASRLAENVKDCKVIITELGVSDPLMEHVPHHSSMSRIEDQWYLKKVNGSINDEDELGMVGELGNVVVDPRDF, encoded by the exons ATGGGTGACAGTATAGGAGATAAGGTTTTCGTTAGGGAATTTGATGATGACAGAGATATTGAAATGGTGGGGAAGCTTGAGAGAAACTGTGAAAGAGGGTCTAATAATAAGGGGACCTCCATTTTTACAAACATGATGGGTGACCCTTTGTGTAGAATTAGGTTCTATCCACTCCATCTTATGCTG GTAGCTGTGCTGCGCGAAAATGGGGAGCTTGTCGGAGTAATTCGGGGCTGCATCAAGCATGTGGGGACCAAATTTGGGGGAAAAAATATCAAGTTGGGTTGCATTTTAGGCCTTCGAGTGTCTCCAAAACATCG GCGAATGGGGATTGGATTAAAGCTTGTGAGAGCAATGGAAGAATGGTTGATAAACAATGAAGCACACTACACATTCTTAGCAACAGAAAAGAACAATGTTGCCTCTACAAATCTCTTCACTACCAAATGTAATTATAGACACTTAAGCTCATTAGTCATATTTGTTCAACCAATCAATTTTGGAATGGATCATGGGGGTGCATCACAAGATATTAAAGTAGAGAAGTTGAATATAGATCAAGCCATTTGTTTCTATGATCACAAGCTTCGAGGCAAAGACATAGATTTGGCTGACATTGATGCAATCCTCAAGGAAAAGCAAAGCCTTGGCACATGGGTATCTTACTTCAAACAAGATGAATGGATAGGTTTGCATAGTAAAGAGATGAAGAATGAAGATATTATTAGTACAAGTCCAAGCTCTTGGGCCATGTTTAGTATATGGAACTCATGTGAAGCTTACAAGATTCATATAAAAAAGTACTCTCATCCATTGAAGTTTTTTCATGAAACTTTGAGCCATGCAAGAGACAAGATCTTCCCTTGCCTTAAGATCCCAATATGTAACTCACTTGAGAAGCCATTTGGTTTCTTGTTTCTTTATGGACTCCATGGAGAAGGTGAGAAGGTGGAGGAGCTGATGAAATCTGCATGGAATTTTGCATCCAGGTTGGCTGAGAATGTGAAGGACTGCAAGGTGATTATAACTGAGTTAGGTGTCTCTGATCCTCTAATGGAACATGTTCCACATCACTCATCTATGTCCAGAATCGAAGATCAATGGTACTTGAAGAAAGTGAATGGATCCATCAACGATGAAGATGAGCTAGGCATGGTGGGAGAACTAGGAAATGTGGTGGTTGATCCTAGAGACTTTTAG